The Cygnus atratus isolate AKBS03 ecotype Queensland, Australia chromosome 12, CAtr_DNAZoo_HiC_assembly, whole genome shotgun sequence genome has a segment encoding these proteins:
- the LOC118246466 gene encoding uncharacterized protein LOC118246466 isoform X1, with amino-acid sequence MSTLLLSGFLPLLLLAWLPAGFPHQPTVSSLTINVSELSFQSLFQMVSNSTDKMVKQFIDQIKNVTEKKVEKVVIHFLYEKNSSAFGSVNETKTATCICDMRNASRVEDGTNKTQQESDPETYATSTPESQTQEGIIHTYIIPGLVVLSLFFLICVLVCLCRRNQRNAKGKSESKHVAEMNQLSTPQNEEVVYMKLKFEKTETKPAASEVVYAEIKSQQK; translated from the exons ATGAGCACCCTGCTGCTGAGCGGctttctgcccctgctgctcctcgcctggctgcctgcag gatTCCCTCACCAGCCTACAGTCTCCTCATTGACAATCAATGTGTCAGAGCTCAGCTTCCAGTCTCTGTTCCAGATGGTGTCAAACAGCACTGACAAGATGGTGAAACAGTTTATAGACCAAATCAAAAACGTGACGGAGAAGAAGGTAGAGAAAGTTGTGATTCACTTTTTATATGAGAAAAATAGTTCTGCCTTTGGAAGtgtgaatgaaacaaaaacagcaacatgcATATGTGACATGAGGAACGCATCCAGGGTGGAAGATGGAACCAACAAGACCCAGCAGG AATCTGACCCTGAGACGTACGCGACCAGCACCCCTGAGTCTCAGACCCAGGAAG GAATCATCCACACGTATATCATCCCTGGATTGGTGGTTTTGTCgcttttcttcctgatttgTGTTTTGGTATGTTTGTGCAGAAGGAACCAAAGGAATGCTAAAG gaaaatccGAAAGCAAGCATGTGGCAGAGATGAATCAGCTCAGCACG CCTCAAAACGAGGAGGTGGTGTATATGAAGCTGAAGTTTGAAAAGACAGAGACAAAACCTGCTGCCTCAGAAGTTGTTTACGCTGAGATAAAATCACAACAGAAGTAG
- the LOC118246466 gene encoding uncharacterized protein LOC118246466 isoform X2 yields the protein MSTLLLSGFLPLLLLAWLPAGFPHQPTVSSLTINVSELSFQSLFQMVSNSTDKMVKQFIDQIKNVTEKKVEKVVIHFLYEKNSSAFGSVNETKTATCICDMRNASRVEDGTNKTQQGIIHTYIIPGLVVLSLFFLICVLVCLCRRNQRNAKGKSESKHVAEMNQLSTPQNEEVVYMKLKFEKTETKPAASEVVYAEIKSQQK from the exons ATGAGCACCCTGCTGCTGAGCGGctttctgcccctgctgctcctcgcctggctgcctgcag gatTCCCTCACCAGCCTACAGTCTCCTCATTGACAATCAATGTGTCAGAGCTCAGCTTCCAGTCTCTGTTCCAGATGGTGTCAAACAGCACTGACAAGATGGTGAAACAGTTTATAGACCAAATCAAAAACGTGACGGAGAAGAAGGTAGAGAAAGTTGTGATTCACTTTTTATATGAGAAAAATAGTTCTGCCTTTGGAAGtgtgaatgaaacaaaaacagcaacatgcATATGTGACATGAGGAACGCATCCAGGGTGGAAGATGGAACCAACAAGACCCAGCAGG GAATCATCCACACGTATATCATCCCTGGATTGGTGGTTTTGTCgcttttcttcctgatttgTGTTTTGGTATGTTTGTGCAGAAGGAACCAAAGGAATGCTAAAG gaaaatccGAAAGCAAGCATGTGGCAGAGATGAATCAGCTCAGCACG CCTCAAAACGAGGAGGTGGTGTATATGAAGCTGAAGTTTGAAAAGACAGAGACAAAACCTGCTGCCTCAGAAGTTGTTTACGCTGAGATAAAATCACAACAGAAGTAG